In Acidimicrobiales bacterium, the sequence CGAGCGGCGTTGCTGATCCGTTCCAGCCACCACGCCGGGGCATTGTCCGTGATGTGCGGGATGTTCGAGTAGTCGTGCCAACGGCAGATCCGCCCGTCGCGGAGGGCGGTGACCGACACGAAGGAGTGGTCGATGACCTCCCCGGTGTGGAAGGTCCAGCGCTCGGTGTGCTCGGTCATCACCAGGTCACCCTCACCGATCATGTGCGCCCCGGGTAGGTGGGTGTAGCCGTCCAGGGGCTCGAGGCCGATCTTCAGCCGGGCGATCACGCCTTCGGGTCCGGTCCCTCCCGGACCGGGCGTACCGACGTCGGTGTAGTGGGCGTCCTCGGCGAGCAGAGACTTCATGGCCTCCCAGTCCCGGGCCGCCAGGGCGTCCCAGAACTGCTGCACCACTTTCTTGTTGGCGGAGGTGTCGGAGGTGTCGGAGCCCACTGGCCCATTCAACACCCGGTCGGTGAGCCCCGCCCGGTATCGGTCCGGTGGACGGGGGCGGGGCGTGCGCCTGGAGGGGCGCTTCGGGCACGCTGTCCAGAATGAGACGGTTGGGAACGACGCCGAGGCAGACCGCTCCGGTCACGACCACGCCGTTCAGGGTCGGAGAAGCGAACTTCGCGTGCGCGTACGCCGTCGACATCGCCGCTGACGACGATCGGACCTCGGAGGAGTGGGCGCGGGAGGCGTGGGAGGGAGCACCGGCACCGATGCGCTGGTTCATGGTGCTGGGCTGGCGCTTCGTGCTCGGACTGCGTCTGGGCCCGCGTGGGTCGATGGACCACATTCTCGGATGGCGGATCGTCGCGAGCCGCCCGGACGCAACGGCATGCGAGCTCCGGTCCCGGTTCCTCCAGGCCTACAACACGTTCGTGAAGGACAGCGGTCGACTCGTGTGGTCGACGCTCGTCTTCTACGAGCGGCTCAGCGCTCGGCTCATCTGGCCACCGGTGTCGCTCTTGCACCGGCCCCTTGTCCGCATGGCCTTGCGGCGGGCGCGGGCGGCCCCGCCTCACCTGCCAGACGGCCGTTGACCACCGGAGGAGTTCTTCACGCCGGGTACGCCTCGATGTCCGTCGCTTTCACCGACACCCACACGCGACCGTGGTCGGCGAGGGCCAGCTCGGCCACCGCGCCGGCGGTGACCTCGGCAACGAGCGGGACCTCGCCGGTTATCCGTACTCGGGCCCGGTCCCCCGCCGGGTACAGCTCGGCCACGGCCCCGGCCCACACGTTCCGGGCGCTGCCCTCGGGGGGTCGGCGGTGGAGGGTGACCGCATTGGGCCGGAACGCCACGAACGAGGAGCCCTCGAGGGGGGCCGCCGTGGTCAGGAGGGCGCCGCTGTCGAGCCGGACGGTGGTCCCCGAGGCCCGGCCCTGGAAGAGGTTGAGCCCGACCATGGTCGCCACCCACGCCGAGCGAGGCCGGGCGGTCACGTCGACCAGCGGCCCCTCCTGGCTCACCCGACCGTCCTCGATCACGACGAGCCGCTCGGCCAGTGCGGCGGCCTCGATCGGATCGTGGGTGACGACCATGCGAGATCCGGGGTAGCGGGCCAGCTCGTGACGGAGGAGCTGGCGGAGCTCGGCCCGGGCGGAGGCGTCCACCGCGGCCAGCGGTTCGTCCAGCAGGAGGACCGTGGGTTCGCCCACCAGCGCCCGGGCCAGCGCCACGCGCTGGGCCTGGCCCCCGGACAGCTGGCGGGGGCGGAGGCGGGCGACCTGGGGGATGCCGACCCGCTCGAGCCAGGTCGACGCCCGCGTACGGGCTTCGGCTCGAGGGACGCCTCGCGCCCGCAGGCCGAAGGCCACGTTCTCCAGGGCCGAGAGGTTGTCGAACAGGCGCGGCTCCTGGAACACGACGCCGAGGCGGCGCTGCTCGGGCGGCATCCTCACCTGCCGGGAGGGGTCCTCGACCACCGTGCCGTCGACCGCCACGGCACCGGCGTCGAGGGGAACCAGGCCCGCCAGGGCGCGCAGGAGGGTGGTCTTGCCCGCGCCGTTGGGCCCGACGATGGCCACGGCCGCGCTGTTGTCCACGTCGAGGTCGACGCACAGCCGAAGAGTGCCGAGGGTCAGGTCGACCCGGGCGCACAGGCTCACGGGTTGCCGAGCCAGCGGTCCCGGAGCCCGACCAAGACTCCGAGCGACACGGCCAGAAGCACCAGGGACAGGGCCAGGGCGGTGGCTTCGTGACCAGATTCGATGTCCAGATAGATGAGCAAGGGAGTCGTCTGGGTGGACCCGGGGAGGTTGCCCGCAAAGGTGATCGTGGCCCCGAACTCTCCGAGGGCCCGCGCCCAGGTGAGAGCCGCTCCCGCGGCCAGGGCCGGGGCCACGGCCGGCAGGGTGACCCGTCGGAACCGGTAGGCGGGGCCCGCCCCCAGCGTGGCGGCGGCCTCTTCGCCCCGTCGGTCCATCGACCGGAAGGCCGCCTCGGCCGTGACGATCAGGAAGGGCATCGACACGAACGCCTCGGCCAGGATGGCGCCCGAGGTGTTGAACACGAACCGCCACCCGGTCAGGTTGTAGATGAGCTGGCCCGCCAGCCCCCGCCGGCCGAACGCATAGAGCAGGGCGATGCCCCCGACCACGGGGGGAAGAACCATCGGCAGCGTCACCAGCCCCCGTAGGACCGACCGCCCCGGGAACCGGCGGCGGGCCAGGATCCAGGCGAGGGGCAGCCCCAGCACCAGGGCGATGGCCAGGGCCCCCAGAGAGGTCTCGAGCGACAGCCGCAGGGCCACGTAGGCGTCGTGCGCCGACAGGTCCGACAGGAGCGTCGACCAGGAGACCCGTTCCAGCAGCCCCACCAGGGGCAGGACGATCATGACCACGGCCCCGGCGGCGAGTACCGCGGGGGCCGCAGCCTGGATCAGCGCGCTCCGGCTACTGCGGGGGGAGGAAACCGCCGGCCTCCAGGGCCTTCTGCACGTCGCCGGAGACGGCCGAGTCCACGAACGCCTGGGCGGCGGCGTGGTTCTCGGTGGCCTTCAACACGGCAATGGGATAGGTGATGTCCGGCTGCAGCGAGTCCGGGACGGTCACGCCTTCGACCGACGATCCCGCCGCGGTCACGTCGGTCACGTACACCACCGTCGCGTCGGCCTCTCCCGAGGTCACCTTGGCCAGCGCCGACTTGACGTCGGTCTCGAGCGACTTCGGATCGACGGTGATGCGCTGCGACGCCAGCACGGAGCGGGTGTAGTCCCCCGCCGGGACCCCGACCGCCTCGAGCACCACCGTGACGCCGGACCGGGCCAGATCGGTCAGGCCGGTGATGTGCCTCGGGTTGCCGGGGGCTACAGCAATCTCGAGCTTGTTCCGGGCGAAGGTCACCGGCGTTTCCACCAGACCGGCCGAGACCAGCTTGTCCATGTTCTTGGTGTCGGCCGAGGCGAAGACGTCGGCAGGGGCGCCCTGTTGGATCTGAGTCACCAGGGCGTTGGAGCCGGCGAAGTTGTAGGTCAGATCCAGACCGGAGTTGGCGCCGGTGAGGGTGGTCTTGGCCGAGTTGAAGGCCCCGGTGAGCGAAGCGGCGGCAAAGACGGCCAGGCTGCCGGTGATCGGTGCCGGCGTTGTCGTGGTCGACCCGGCCGCGGTGGACGTCGTCGTGGCCGCCACGCTCGAGGAGCGGCTGGACCCGCAGGCTGCCAGTGACAGCGAACAGACGGCCAGGGCGGCGGCCCCGACGGTCCTCGAGCGTGAGCCCATGGACGCGGCTCTCCTTCTCTCAGACGTCGGGGATCTCCACCACGACGTTCGTCGACTTCACCGAGGCGACCGCCATGACCCCGGGGGCCAGGCCCAGCTCGTCGGCCGCCTCCCTGCTCATCAGCGACACCACCCGGAACGGGCCGGCCTGGATCTCGACCTGGGCCATGACCTTGTCCTTGGTCACCTTGGTGACCAGGCCCGGGAAGTGGTTCCGGGCCGATTCCGCCACCGGGGGCGCACTGGCCCCTCCCGCCCGCTGGGCCGAGAACCGCGCCAGGGCCACCCCGTCGAGGCGACGCCGGCCGCCGGCGGAACGGGTGGCGGGGAGCTGTCCACCGTCGACCCAGCGCCGCACGGTGTCGGGGCTGACTCCCAGCAGCTCCGCCGCCTGGCCGATGGTGAAGGAGGGCACTGCTGCAATGTTAACTCGCGAATACGGTCTGATAGCCGGTCTGCGCCTGTGAATACAACCTATCGATGCCTGATCCACAGCTTTTGCCAGTCAGCGACCCGGGGCCGAGATCGGCCGGCGGGACCCTGTCCGGGACGTCCAAGCCGTCGAACCCACGCCGCGCCGGCGGCTCCGGCCCCGGAGTCCGCAACATCTGATGCTCCGTGTCCGCCACCGCCGCCTGTTCGTACCCTCTGGGGATGTCAGGGACGGCTCTGGGAGCGGTCGAGCGGGTCGCCTGCTATCCGGTGAAGTCGCTGCGGGGCCGGTGGTCGGGCCATGTCCGGATAACGGACCTCGGCGTCGAGCATGACCGCTCGTACGCCGTCTACGGGCAGGACGGGAAGATCGCCAGCGGCAAGACCACCCGCCGGTTCCGCCGGATGCCACACCTGCTGGACCTGCAGGCATGGGCAGAGGAAGGCGCCGTCTATGTGGGCCTGCTCAACGCGTGGACCTTTCCGGCCACCGATCCGGCCGCCTGGAAGGCCGTGAGCGAGGTGGTCGGTGAGCCGATCGAGATCCGGCGGGAGGCCGGAGTGGCCCACAAGGACGTTGCTCCGCTCCACCTGATGACAACGGCTTCGCTGCGCTGGGCTGCCGCCCTGCGACCCGGCTTCGACGATGCCGCGGCGCGCTTCCGGCCCAACGTCGTGATCGGGGTGGAGGGCACCGACCGAACGGAGGACGACTGGGTGGGCAGGAGGCTGCAGGTCGGCGCCTGCGTGTTCCGGGTCACCCAACGCGTAGAGCGCTGCGTCATGCCGACCCTGGCCCAGGACGGGCTCCCGTTCCTCCCGGGACTGCTGGCGGCGCTGACCACGGAGTCCGACGCTTGTCTCGGTGTTTACGCCGAGGTCGAGGTTCCGGGTGACATCTCGCTCGGCGACCGGGTCGCCTTCGCTTAGCCCCTGGGGTCAGACGATCATCGCCCCGCGAGGGCGGCGGCGAGCGACGCCACCCCCTGTCACGATTGGGGATGGTCGATCGGGACCTCCCAGCGTCGATCCCCGGGGTGGGACGGCAGCGGTGGAACCACAACATCCACTACGGGCTCCAGCTCCTGGACCTCGTCCCCGCCGGGGCCACGGACGCCCTCGAGGTGGGTTGCGGCGAAGGGTGGCTGGTGGGGGAGCTCACCGGGCGGGTGAGCAACGTCGTCGGCCTCGATCCCGATGAGGAGAGCATCTCAGCGGCGCGGAGCCACCACGCCGTCGGAGGCGTCGGGTACGTGCAGGCCGACCTTCTCAACCATCCGTTCAGGCCCGCCTCCTTCGACTTCATCTCCTGCGTCTCCGGCCTTCACCACATGGACGAGGAAGTGGGGCTGGTCCGCATGATCGACCTGTTGCGCCCCGGAGGCACCGTGGCCATCGTCGGCTTGGCGCGAGCCCGGCTGCCCTACGATCTTCCCTGGGAGCTGGCCGGCGCCGTGGCCACCCGGGCGCGTCGCGAAGTGGACGACCCCCGCATCGTCAACGTAGAGGCTGACGTGTTCGACTGGGTTCCCGAGCACAGGCACGACCTCGTGTTCTTCGGGATGTGGCTCTCGCATGTCCCGCCGCCGGCGTTCGAGCGCTTCTGGGAGAAGGTGAAAAGCTGTCTGGCGCCCGGCGGGCGGGTAGTCTTCGTGGACGAGGACCACCGGGCGAGCGGAGTTGTCGATGACCCTCGGCTGGTGGAAGGAGTTCCAGTCGTCCGGCGGGTGCTGGCCGACGGGCGGGAGTACGACGTCGTGAAGGTCTTCTGGAACGTCGAGGAGCTCGAGGACCGGCTCGGTCGGCTGGGCTGGGACATCCGGGTCGCCAGACTCGGCGACATGCTCCTGTACGGCGATTCCGGGGGATGATCAGCATGCCCACCACGGTCGAGGTCCGCGAGGCGCCACCTCGGGAACGAAGCTTCGCCGCGCGTTCACGGCGTCGTTCTGGGACGGTCGGTGGACACCACGGACGACGACTACTCCTAGACGTCTCTGCTGTTGCCTACTTGCTGCTCGCGAAATGACTCACGCATTCACCCTGGTTCTTGTACACGGAGCCGGTTTGCCAGCCGCCGTTCTTGCAGCCGTCCTTGGAAGACACGTGCTGATCGCCATACTGGAGATCGGTGAACGTGGCGGTCGTGCCGAAGTTCCCGCGCAACCGCAGGTATACGTCGTTGAAGTTCATATGCTCGCCGTGGTCCTTGAACTCGGTCGAGGAGTACCAGATGCCGTCAACGTTGTAGTCGATCGTGCCATCAGGCCGCTCGCCCACGTAGATGGTGTGGGCGGTACCGGCCGTCCGGCTACCGGGGACGGCGAATACCGGGGGATCGGCAACTGCATTGGCGTTGTCCCTTGCCCAACCGATGCTGTCCGCGCTGAACAGAGACCCCGCCTGCAGGCGGGGGTTGCCCGTGGTCACCTCGTCGTCGACAAGGAAGTCGACCCCACGCGAAGCTCCGTTGTCGAGGTAGGACACCTGGATCCAGGGTGTTCCGTACTGGTTCACGAATGAGTCGGTGCCCACCAAAGGCACTAGCCGGTTCACGTGCAGCGTCGCATCAGCTGTGCCGCTGTCACGCGTGATGGTCACCTGGCTGCCGTCCGGTGCGGCGGTGGCGCTGGCGTTGGAGGACACGTCCCACGTCTGCCCCTTCCAGCTCACGGTGCCGCCACTCGCGAAAGCAGCTGAGCTACCCATGCCGACCAACCCACCAATTGCAGCTGTAATGATGCCCATCCTGCGCGCCTTCGTTGTAAGGCCGCGTTTCCGATCCGCCAGCGTCGCGTTCATCGAAGCTCCCTTCGGAACTATCCTGGACGCCGGTTTCGCCTCTTGCTCACCGACCGCACTTAGTGCTGTGTGAACCAAAGCGGGTTATGTGCCGCAATTCCGGGCTGCCGGGACAAGCAAAGACGTCCCGACCGCCAATTGCGGGCGCCGCGAAGAACATTGCGCCCGAGGTGGCTCCGCCCCGGATCTGCACTCTCGCCCCGGCCGCGCGGTATCGCTCATCCCAGTGATTTCCGGTGGGACCGACCCACCGCCGACCCGACCAGCATCGGCACTTCGGCGCTCCTGCGATCAGCACCTGTACCGTCTGTTGACGCGCACTGCGACAATATTCCGGCACACGGTCCGGCCTGCTCATGCCGAGGTGGGAGGAGATCTCAGCATCAGTGAGCCGAATGGGTGCTGGCAGTGGCCCGCTCTTCGTCGAGGGCCTGCTTGACCTCGGGTAGTGCCTGGCTCATGCAGCAGGGACAGGCGTCGTACCACTGGCGGAGGCCTTCGGTGATCTCCGGGTGCTGGTGCTCGTGGGCCATGAGTTGCTCCTTTGCTCGAGTGGCGGTGGCGGCCAGGTCGGCCAAGCTGGCATCCTCGTCGGCAAGGGCAGCCAGTGATACGGGGGTGCCCCTACTGACGAGGGCGCGGATGTGTCGTTCGAGGCCGGGGATGCCGACCGTCATGCCGGCGGCGACCCTGCCGCCGTCGATCCAGAAGGCGGCGAAATGGCGGCTCTCGGGTGCGCCTCGGAACACGACGGTGTCGCACCCGGGTGCGTGTCCGGTGTATTCGACCATGACGTCGTACTGCTTGGAGGTGAAGGTCGGGATCCAGTCGTAGGCAGCGGGGTGCCCGAGCATGTTGGCGGCGGCCACCGGTGGTTGGGTGAGGGCGGACCACCAGTGTTCGGACCGGACCCGGGTGCCGAACACGGGGTGCTCGACGCTGGCCACGTCACCCGCGGCGTACACGCCGGGCGCGCTGGTGGCCAGGCCGGCGTCGGTCAGGACGCCGCCGGCTACCTTCAGCCCGGCCGCCTGGGCCAGCTCAACGGCCGGCTCGACCCCGAGGCCGGCCACGACCAGGTCCGCGTCGAGGATGGTGCCGTTGGACAGCTCGACGCCTTCCACGGCCGAGCGGCCGCGCACCGCCGTGACGGTGACGCCGGGGTGCAGGGCCACGCCGTGTTCGGCGTGGAGGTCGGCGAAGACCGCGCCTATGTCGGCGCCGAGGGAACGGGCGAAGGGCACGCCGGAGCGAAAGACCAGGGCGATCTCCAGGCCGAGGCGTCGCAGGGATGCAGCCACCTCGGTGCCGATCCAGCCGGCGCCGACCACGATGGCCCGCCGCCCCGGCATTGCCGCGGCCCGGATGGCATCGGCGTCTGCAACCGTGCGGAGGTGGTAGACGCCCTCGAGGCCGGAGCCGGGGACCGTGAGGCGTCGCGGGTGGGCACCGGTGGCCAGCAGCAGCTGGTCATAGGTGATGGTGCCACCCGGTTCGAGCCTCACGCGCCGGGCAGCGGGGTCGAGGGCGACGGCCCGGGTGGAGGTCAGCAACTCGACGCCGTGGCCGGCGTACCAGCGCTCGGCGTGCACGGCGGTGTCGTCGAAGCCGGAACGCCCCCGTAGGTAGGACTTGGACAGAGCAGGCCGCTCGTAAGGACGAAGCGGCTCGCCGGTGACCAGCGTGATGCGCTCTTCGTAACCCCATCCTCGGAGCGACTCGGCCGCCTTGGCGCCGGCCAGTCCGCCGCCGATGATGACGATCGGTGCCCCGGTCATCGGCTGACGTCGGGACGGACCTCGCTGGCCGAAAGGGTTCCGGGCAACACGGTCCCATCGGAGCAACGCGCCACCCGGTAGCGGCGCCCGTGCTGCCCCGGTTGGGCCGCCACCACGCGGAAGCCGTGCCCCCACCGGCCGTCGAAACGGTTGCGCACCTCGGCCGGGCCGATGAGCGGATCGTCCTCGCCTATCGAGCGGTCCACCAGGGTCAACGTCCCCCCCATCGTCAGGCCACCGCCGAGGTAGGGGTCCGCCCGATCCGAACCTTCCAGACCTTGGGTCCGGCTTCGAGGTAGTCCCAGCTGAACTCATCGGGGTGCTCGGCGGCGAACTGGTAGCGCAGCGGCTTGGGGTCGTGGTCATTGACCAGCACGAAGGCGGCGGCTGGGGCCAGGGCGGACCAGGTGGTGAAGATCAACTGGTGGCGCTGGGCGGGCGCCAGGCGGCGCACGTCGAGCGCGGGATCGTCGCCACCCACGACCTGCATCTCATGTTCCGGCCCGGGGTCGTGGGGTTGGAAGCGGGCCAGCCGGTGCAGCAGGGCAGTGAGGGCCACGGCCAGCCGGGGATGGTCGTGGCGGACCTGGGACCAGGTAGCGGCAGCTTGCCGGCACGCTTCGTCGCCGCCCCCGGCGCGAGCCAGGCCGACCAGCGCATCGGACAGTGCGACGGAGAGCACCGCTTCGGCTCCGTGGGGGGACCCGGGACCGGCCTTGGCGGCGGAGAAGGCCCGCGCCATGTCGCCGAGGACGTCCGCCAGTGACGTGGTGTCAGAGCGGAGCAGTGCGGGCAGGAGGACGTCGTTCTCGTCGGCCACATGCCGGGCGAACAGGTCGGAGAACTCGCATGCCAGGGTGGCGCATGCCTGGGGATCCTCGACCGAGGCCAGCGCCTCGGCTTTGGCTTCGAGCAGCCGGTGCTCCGCCACCATCGCATCGACCGTTTCCGTCAAGCCGGCAGCGACGGCCCGGTAGATGGTTCCCTCCTCAGCGGCGGCGTGGGGCAGCACCTCGCCGGCCAGGTAGGCGATCAGCTCGGCTCGCGGGTGATCGAAGGCCTCTCCGGCTGCCGCCGTTCCGGCCAGGGCCGCCGTCTTGGCGCGCACCCCCTCCAGCAGCTCCTCGTGGTGAGCCCGGATGGCCCGGCCGGCCTCCTCGTCTCTTTCCGCCATGGCATGCCTCCTGATTGGGTCAGAACCTTTTTTCTAGCACTTCATAGATTAACTCTGGGAAGTTCTCGTCGCAACCACCACAGCACCCCGGGCTGCTCTTCCCGGTCCGAGCCCCAGATTGGCCAGCGCCGTGGCCCCGGCGACGGCCAGCGCGGCTCCCCCGGCCGTCACCGGATCCGCCCAGCCGCCGGCCAGGCCGGTGACCACGCCCACAAAGCCGGCCGTGGCGGCCAGGTAGGTGAGCCGTCCGGCGCGTCGGTCCCACAGGTGGGTGAACAGGAGCGGCCTTCCGTCAGCACCGGTCTTGATCCCCCGCGCGCGCAGGATCCCCCAGCTGATGAACGGGACGACCTTGTGGGCGTGGCCGACGAGGGCGAGACCCAGCCAGGCGGCCAGGGCGGCCACCTCGGCACTGACCATCCGACTACGTACGGCCGTGCCGATCGGCGCCAGCCCGGCAACGGCGGCGAAGGCCGCCGCCGCCGCGAGGAACCCCATGGACGTGAGCACGAAGGCGTGGAGGAGCTCGAGGGGGCGGCGCCGGTGCCGCACCAATCCGCAGAAGGACGCCACGTGCGCCGCCATCCCAGCGGCCACGACCACCGCACCGGCCAGCACCGGCCCGCGCCATGCCCCCATGAGCCCTGTTACGAGGACCACCACGCCGGCAGGCAGGAGCCACACCGCCAGCGCCCCCGGGCTGCGCCCCGGGCGGTGGGCCAGGAGGAACATCGGCCAGAGCTTCTCGGCTACGGCCACATAGGTAAGGCCCAGCCAGGCGATGAGTCCGATGTGGGCATGGGCCAGCACCACATGTGGATCGAGTCCGAACCATTGCTCGCCCGCCTGACGGTCGAAGGCGTAGGTCACACCGAAGCCGGCCGTGGCCAGCAGCCCTGCCAGCGACAACCGCAGGCCGGTCACCGACGGGCCCCGGCCCGGCCCCCACAGCGGGCCGGTGAGGTTCCAAGCGGCCAGGGCGAAGCCGACGGTGAGGACGGCGCCGGCGACGGCCACCACGTGGTCGGCACCAGCGGCAAAGCCGGCCGGTAGGGCCCAGCAGCCCGCCACGATCAGCCCGAACGACAGGCGAGCGACAGCGACCGAGCGCAGGGCGCGCCGACCGACGACGGCGGCGAACTGGTGGAAGGCGCCGAGCACGCCGGTGCTGAGGAAGGCCAGCATCACGAGGTGTACCGCCGCGATCGGCGCGTCGTCCGTGGGGGCGGCCACCAGGTGCCGCCCGACCAGGGCCACGGCCACCCCGGCGCCGACCAGGCCGACCCCGCCCGCGGCCAGGAAGGACAGGGGGACGTCCGGAGGCGGCACACTCGCCGGCATGCCGGGCATCCCACCCCCGGTTGCCACGGAAGGCCTCCCCGGGATCGCCGAGGCCGCCACCGGCGCCGGCACTGGGCCCCGGCCAGCGACGACGCCCAACCGGGTTGGGCTGTCGACAGCTGGGCTCACCGAGGCACGATGCCCACCCTGCGCGCGGACGGGGTGAAGCCCAGGCAGGCGGCCGCCTCGGGTGAGAGCCGCTCGGGCGTCCATGGCGGGTCCCAAACCACCCGGACCTCGCTGGACACGCCGAGGGGCCCGACGGCAGCGGCTACCGCCTGGCCGGCCTCGGCCGGCAGCATGTCGGAGACCGGACAGCCCGGGGTGGTGAGGGTCATCTCCACCACCACCCGGCCATCCTCGTCCCGGACGTCGTAGACCAGGCCGAGGGACACCACGTCGAGGCCGAGCTCGGGGTCGTACACGCAGCTAAGGGCATCGAGCACCGCCTCGCGGGCCAGTTCGTCGACGCCGCTCATGCCGCCGGGCGGAAGGTGACCCGCCAATCCCCTCCGCCGATCTCCTCGGCCTCGTGCATGAAGCCTTGGGATCCGAGCACCCCCTCCAGCGGGACCGGCTCGAAGGGGGCCACGATGACGATGGGCTGGCCCGGCTCCAGGCCGGCCACCGCCTCCATGATCGCCTCGAACGGCTCCTGGCCGGCGGCCAGGATCGGGCGTACGTCCAGCACAACAGGCTCGATAGGCATACATCTAGTTTATCGACCCCGTGCTAGAAATTTGCCAGAGCCGAAGGTCCCGAACCACCCGGTCCGGCCCGAAGGTCGTCGGGTGCCCATCATGCGGTATGCCCAACCGGGTGCCCGCCCCGGGCGCCGCCTGACCGGACGACTCCTGGGGTAGGAAGCCGGGGTGAGCGAGCCCCGGCCTCGGGCCAGCGTGCACGGCTTTCCCCGCATCGGGGCCCGGCGCGAGCTCAAGTCGGCGGTCGAAGGTTTCTGGCGGGACGAGGTGGGGATCGAGGCGCTGCGGGCGACCGGGAGGCGCATCCGCCACGACACCTGGGCAGCCATGGCGGCGGCGGGCGTCGACCTCGTGCCCTGCAACGACTTCTCGTTCTACGACCACGTCCTGGACACCGCCGTACTTATGGGGGCGGTGCCAGCCCGCTACCGGGGCGTGACTGGTGACCTGGCGGCCTACTTCGCCATGGGCCGGGGCGGGCGCGGGCAGGCGGGAGAGCCCGACCTGGGCCCTATGGCGATGACCAAGTGGTTCGACACCAACTACCACTTCATCGTGCCCGAGCTGGGCCCGGACACCCACTTCGATCTGGGCGGGTCCAAGCCCTTCGACGAGCTGGCCGAAGTCCGCGGGGTGGCCGTCTCTGTGAAGCCGGTCCTACTGGGACCGGTGAGCTTCCTCCTGCTCGCGCGCCCGGAACCCGGGATGGATCGCTTCGACCCTTTGTCGCTCCTGGACGACCTGCTCGAGGTGTACGCGCAGGTGCTGGCCCGCCTGGCCGAAGGGGGCGCCGCCTGGGTGCAGCTGGACGAGCCGGCCTTCGCCGCCGACCGCTCCCCTGGTGAGCTGGCCGGCCTCCAGCGGGCCTGTTCCCGGCTGGGCGGCCTCTCCCACCGCCCACCGCTGGTGGTCTCCACCTACTTCGGCCATCCCGGGGACGCGCTCGGCGTCATCGCCGACAGCCCCGTCGAGGGAGTGGGCGTCGACCTGGTGGCCGGCCCCGAGGGACTGGCCCTGCTGGAGGCGGCCGGCCCGGCACTGGCCGACAAGGCGGTGTTCGCCGGCGTGGTCGACGGGCGCAACGTGTGGGCCAACGATCTCCGGCGGTCCCTGGAGCTGCTCCGCAGGGTGGCCGACCTGGCCGACGTGGTGGTGTCGACCTCGTGCTCCCTGCTCCACGTCCCGGTCAGCCTGGCCAACGAGGAACGGCTGGACGAGGGGCTGCGCGCTCGGCTGGCCTTCGCCACCGAGAAGCTGGGTGAGGTCGGCGTCCTGGCCCGCGCCCTCGAAGAGGGGCCGGACGTCTCCGCCGACGTGCCGTCGGGGCGACACCCGGCACGCGGGGGTTCTGCTCCGGCTTCGAGCGGAACGACCGGCACGGCACCGGACGGGGCCTGGGTCCGGCCCCCGGTGGAGCAGCGGCGGCAGGTCCAGCAGGACGCACTGGGCCTTCCCCTCCTACCGACCACCACGATCGGCTCGTTCCCCCAGACCGCCGAGCTGCGTGCAGCCCGAGCCGACCTGGCCTCGGGGCGAATTCGGCCGGCGGACTACCAGGCCCGGATGCGGGCCGAGATCGACGCGGTCATCGACCTGCAGGAACGGGTCGGCCTGGACGTTCTGGTCCACGGCGAGCCCGAGCGGAACGACATGGTCCAGTACTTCGCCGAGCAGCTCGGCGGCTTCGCCGTCACCGAGTCCGGCTGGGTC encodes:
- the modA gene encoding molybdate ABC transporter substrate-binding protein; its protein translation is MGSRSRTVGAAALAVCSLSLAACGSSRSSSVAATTTSTAAGSTTTTPAPITGSLAVFAAASLTGAFNSAKTTLTGANSGLDLTYNFAGSNALVTQIQQGAPADVFASADTKNMDKLVSAGLVETPVTFARNKLEIAVAPGNPRHITGLTDLARSGVTVVLEAVGVPAGDYTRSVLASQRITVDPKSLETDVKSALAKVTSGEADATVVYVTDVTAAGSSVEGVTVPDSLQPDITYPIAVLKATENHAAAQAFVDSAVSGDVQKALEAGGFLPPQ
- a CDS encoding DUF2867 domain-containing protein: MRRLGTTPRQTAPVTTTPFRVGEANFACAYAVDIAADDDRTSEEWAREAWEGAPAPMRWFMVLGWRFVLGLRLGPRGSMDHILGWRIVASRPDATACELRSRFLQAYNTFVKDSGRLVWSTLVFYERLSARLIWPPVSLLHRPLVRMALRRARAAPPHLPDGR
- a CDS encoding ABC transporter permease, which produces MIVLPLVGLLERVSWSTLLSDLSAHDAYVALRLSLETSLGALAIALVLGLPLAWILARRRFPGRSVLRGLVTLPMVLPPVVGGIALLYAFGRRGLAGQLIYNLTGWRFVFNTSGAILAEAFVSMPFLIVTAEAAFRSMDRRGEEAAATLGAGPAYRFRRVTLPAVAPALAAGAALTWARALGEFGATITFAGNLPGSTQTTPLLIYLDIESGHEATALALSLVLLAVSLGVLVGLRDRWLGNP
- a CDS encoding TOBE domain-containing protein, whose product is MPSFTIGQAAELLGVSPDTVRRWVDGGQLPATRSAGGRRRLDGVALARFSAQRAGGASAPPVAESARNHFPGLVTKVTKDKVMAQVEIQAGPFRVVSLMSREAADELGLAPGVMAVASVKSTNVVVEIPDV
- a CDS encoding ABC transporter ATP-binding protein, producing the protein MSLCARVDLTLGTLRLCVDLDVDNSAAVAIVGPNGAGKTTLLRALAGLVPLDAGAVAVDGTVVEDPSRQVRMPPEQRRLGVVFQEPRLFDNLSALENVAFGLRARGVPRAEARTRASTWLERVGIPQVARLRPRQLSGGQAQRVALARALVGEPTVLLLDEPLAAVDASARAELRQLLRHELARYPGSRMVVTHDPIEAAALAERLVVIEDGRVSQEGPLVDVTARPRSAWVATMVGLNLFQGRASGTTVRLDSGALLTTAAPLEGSSFVAFRPNAVTLHRRPPEGSARNVWAGAVAELYPAGDRARVRITGEVPLVAEVTAGAVAELALADHGRVWVSVKATDIEAYPA
- a CDS encoding class I SAM-dependent methyltransferase, whose amino-acid sequence is MVDRDLPASIPGVGRQRWNHNIHYGLQLLDLVPAGATDALEVGCGEGWLVGELTGRVSNVVGLDPDEESISAARSHHAVGGVGYVQADLLNHPFRPASFDFISCVSGLHHMDEEVGLVRMIDLLRPGGTVAIVGLARARLPYDLPWELAGAVATRARREVDDPRIVNVEADVFDWVPEHRHDLVFFGMWLSHVPPPAFERFWEKVKSCLAPGGRVVFVDEDHRASGVVDDPRLVEGVPVVRRVLADGREYDVVKVFWNVEELEDRLGRLGWDIRVARLGDMLLYGDSGG
- a CDS encoding nuclear transport factor 2 family protein; the encoded protein is MGSDTSDTSANKKVVQQFWDALAARDWEAMKSLLAEDAHYTDVGTPGPGGTGPEGVIARLKIGLEPLDGYTHLPGAHMIGEGDLVMTEHTERWTFHTGEVIDHSFVSVTALRDGRICRWHDYSNIPHITDNAPAWWLERISNAAR
- a CDS encoding MOSC domain-containing protein yields the protein MSGTALGAVERVACYPVKSLRGRWSGHVRITDLGVEHDRSYAVYGQDGKIASGKTTRRFRRMPHLLDLQAWAEEGAVYVGLLNAWTFPATDPAAWKAVSEVVGEPIEIRREAGVAHKDVAPLHLMTTASLRWAAALRPGFDDAAARFRPNVVIGVEGTDRTEDDWVGRRLQVGACVFRVTQRVERCVMPTLAQDGLPFLPGLLAALTTESDACLGVYAEVEVPGDISLGDRVAFA